Proteins from one Roseovarius nanhaiticus genomic window:
- a CDS encoding tripartite tricarboxylate transporter substrate binding protein has protein sequence MKKSIILAAALALAPGVALAEWPGDKPITLVVGYSAGGGTDILARTMAPFLEKYIDGASFVVVNKPGPGGEYGFTETANADPDGYTIGFMNAPAFITLPYERETRYSFDSFAPIANLVTDPATLSVPGDSTISSLDDFVAEAKAAPSALTIGHQGYGGSMHLSLEGFLDMTETEVTQVPFPGIPPAATALLGGHIAGLVVGAGEASGIGSEDKPIKILGVMSRERLELFPDIPTFAEQGYEIYSGSDRGFAAPKGTPDEIVSKIGEAIEKTLEDPEFLKAAEEQSLPLNYMNKAEYTEYLSEVNTRIGKLWETNPWR, from the coding sequence ATGAAAAAATCAATAATCCTTGCCGCCGCTCTTGCGCTGGCACCGGGTGTCGCGCTGGCCGAATGGCCGGGCGACAAGCCAATCACCCTCGTCGTCGGATACTCGGCTGGCGGCGGCACCGATATTCTCGCGCGCACCATGGCCCCTTTCCTCGAGAAATACATCGACGGTGCCAGCTTCGTTGTGGTCAACAAGCCGGGGCCCGGCGGAGAGTACGGCTTTACCGAAACGGCCAATGCCGATCCTGATGGCTACACTATCGGCTTTATGAACGCGCCTGCGTTCATCACGCTGCCCTACGAGCGCGAGACGCGCTACAGCTTCGACAGCTTCGCGCCAATCGCCAACCTGGTGACCGATCCCGCGACGCTGAGCGTGCCGGGCGACAGCACGATTAGCTCGCTCGATGATTTCGTGGCCGAGGCGAAGGCAGCGCCCAGTGCGCTGACCATCGGCCACCAGGGCTATGGTGGCTCGATGCATTTGAGCCTCGAGGGCTTTCTCGACATGACCGAGACCGAAGTCACGCAGGTTCCCTTCCCGGGCATCCCGCCGGCGGCAACCGCGCTTTTGGGCGGTCACATCGCGGGTCTCGTCGTCGGTGCTGGCGAGGCGTCGGGCATTGGCTCGGAAGACAAGCCAATCAAGATCCTCGGGGTCATGTCGCGCGAGCGGCTTGAACTCTTCCCCGACATTCCGACCTTCGCGGAGCAAGGCTATGAGATCTATAGCGGCTCGGATCGCGGCTTCGCAGCACCCAAGGGTACTCCGGATGAGATCGTGTCGAAGATCGGCGAGGCCATCGAGAAGACCCTCGAGGATCCTGAGTTCCTGAAGGCGGCGGAAGAGCAGAGCCTGCCGCTCAACTACATGAACAAGGCTGAATACACCGAGTATCTCTCTGAGGTGAACACCCGGATCGGCAAACTCTGGGAAACCAACCCGTGGCGGTAA
- a CDS encoding RraA family protein — translation MIGFHVHAHPGRVSPELVEAFRALPVANVSDVMSRLSGGGPLLQARHGGGVLAGPAVTVKTRAGDNLMIHKAIDIAEPGDVIVVDADGDVTNAVVGELMVAHARYRGIAGMVIHGAIRDAGAIRAGDFPVFSTGISHRGPYKDGPGTVNAQIGLSGMIVAAGDLILGDEDGVVAIPRAEADAIHEAAVKKAAAEDKQMQQTLVGGMDRSWVDRTLKEKGCIVEIDS, via the coding sequence ATGATTGGGTTTCACGTTCACGCACATCCCGGCCGCGTCTCGCCCGAGCTGGTCGAGGCTTTCAGAGCACTCCCGGTCGCCAATGTCTCGGACGTGATGAGCCGGCTGTCCGGCGGTGGGCCGCTCCTTCAAGCGCGACATGGCGGCGGCGTGCTTGCCGGGCCGGCTGTGACGGTCAAGACGCGGGCCGGTGACAATCTCATGATCCACAAGGCCATAGACATCGCCGAGCCAGGTGATGTCATCGTGGTTGATGCCGATGGCGACGTAACCAATGCCGTCGTTGGCGAGTTGATGGTCGCCCATGCGCGCTATCGCGGCATCGCGGGCATGGTGATTCATGGTGCGATCCGTGACGCCGGAGCCATTCGGGCAGGCGATTTTCCGGTCTTCTCGACCGGCATCAGTCACCGCGGCCCCTACAAAGACGGGCCGGGCACCGTGAACGCGCAAATCGGGCTCAGCGGTATGATCGTGGCTGCGGGCGATCTGATCCTCGGGGATGAAGATGGCGTAGTTGCCATTCCCCGCGCCGAGGCGGATGCCATCCATGAGGCGGCGGTCAAGAAGGCCGCGGCTGAAGACAAGCAGATGCAGCAGACCCTGGTCGGCGGGATGGACCGATCCTGGGTCGACAGGACACTGAAGGAGAAAGGCTGCATCGTCGAGATCGACTCCTAA
- a CDS encoding pyridoxal phosphate-dependent aminotransferase: MATALNTKSPAAAPEGLSELLSAAATRLKPSATNTTSQKARDLKAQGRDIVALSAGEPDFPTPENVIAAAIEAMKAGHTKYAPVAGIPELKQAVRDKFSNDNGLDYADDEVMVSTGGKQVIANAMMATIDEGDEVIIPAPYWVSYPELVAFCGGTPVVVQAEATTGFLLTAEDLEAAITPRTKWVILNSPCNPSGAVYSRDVLERIAGVLERHPRIHVLSDDIYEHLIYSDTAFSTLAEVAPQLKSRVLTMNGVSKAYAMTGWRIGYCGGPAHLIKAMSKIQGQTTSGANSIAQWAAVAALTGPQDFLAERRASFRERRDLVVGMLREADGLECLVPDGAFYVYPGCTGTFGKTTKGGRKIESDQDFSEALLEEQGVAVVYGAAFGLPGHFRVSYASSEAQLRDACMRITTFCNGLS; the protein is encoded by the coding sequence ATGGCGACGGCACTGAACACCAAATCCCCCGCGGCTGCGCCGGAAGGCCTGTCGGAGCTGCTCTCGGCGGCGGCGACGAGGCTCAAGCCTTCGGCGACGAACACGACCTCGCAGAAGGCGCGCGACCTCAAGGCGCAGGGCCGCGATATCGTTGCGCTCAGTGCGGGTGAGCCTGATTTCCCCACGCCGGAGAACGTTATCGCCGCCGCCATTGAGGCGATGAAAGCGGGACATACGAAATATGCACCCGTGGCCGGCATCCCGGAGCTGAAACAAGCGGTGCGGGACAAATTCAGCAATGACAACGGGCTGGACTACGCGGATGACGAGGTGATGGTTTCAACCGGCGGCAAGCAGGTGATCGCGAACGCCATGATGGCCACCATCGACGAGGGCGACGAGGTCATCATCCCGGCGCCCTATTGGGTCTCCTATCCCGAGCTTGTCGCGTTCTGCGGCGGCACGCCGGTGGTGGTGCAAGCCGAGGCAACAACGGGATTTCTGCTGACGGCGGAGGATCTGGAAGCTGCGATCACCCCGCGAACGAAATGGGTAATCCTCAACTCGCCCTGCAACCCGTCGGGCGCCGTTTACTCGCGAGATGTGCTTGAGCGGATCGCCGGGGTTCTCGAGCGCCACCCGCGCATCCACGTGCTGAGCGACGATATCTATGAGCACCTGATCTACTCCGACACCGCGTTTTCGACGCTGGCCGAAGTTGCGCCGCAACTGAAGAGCCGCGTTCTGACGATGAACGGCGTCTCCAAGGCCTATGCGATGACGGGCTGGCGCATCGGCTATTGCGGCGGTCCTGCGCATCTCATCAAGGCCATGTCCAAGATCCAGGGGCAGACCACCTCGGGCGCGAATTCGATCGCGCAATGGGCGGCGGTTGCCGCTTTGACAGGGCCACAGGATTTCTTGGCCGAACGCCGAGCGTCGTTCCGCGAGCGGCGCGATCTGGTGGTCGGAATGCTGCGCGAGGCCGACGGGCTAGAATGCCTCGTGCCCGACGGCGCGTTTTACGTCTATCCGGGCTGCACCGGCACCTTTGGCAAGACAACGAAGGGCGGGCGCAAGATCGAGAGCGATCAGGATTTCTCGGAGGCACTACTGGAAGAACAGGGCGTTGCCGTCGTTTACGGCGCGGCGTTCGGTTTGCCGGGGCATTTCCGGGTCTCCTATGCCTCCTCCGAGGCGCAGCTTCGGGATGCCTGCATGCGCATTACGACATTCTGCAACGGTTTGAGCTGA